The Triticum urartu cultivar G1812 chromosome 5, Tu2.1, whole genome shotgun sequence genome contains the following window.
GTTGCATCTAGCACGAGCGGCCAGGTTGTGGGCTAATTTGTTCTGATTCCTGCTGATGTGCATGACCTGAGCCCCGCTGAACTTTCCAAGTTCCCTCCCGATGTCAACGATAACATGAAAGCAGGTGGAGAGATTGGATGTACCCGGTTTTAAACTGTTTGCCACTGCCATGCAGTCTGTCTCCATGATGATGGGCCCTCTATACATCTCTGACAGGGAGCGCAGCCCGGCCAGCATGGCAGTAGCTTCTGCCTCTTCCACTGACGAGCATATGCCTGCTCTCATGGACAGTGAGAGGATGACTTGTCCCCTATGATCACGTGCCACATCACCCGCATGGgtgtgacacccccgatttgaccgtacactaatcatacacgcaaacgtgtacgatcaagatcagggactcacgggaagatatcacaacacaactctacaaataaaataagtcatacacgcatcatattacaagccaggggcctcgagggctcgaatacaagagctcgatcatagacgagtcagcggaagcaacaatatctgagtacagacataagttaaacaagtttgccttaagaaggctagcacaaactgggatacagatcgaaagaggcgcaggcctcctgcctgggatcctcctaactactcctggtcgccgtcagcgggctgcacgtagtagtaggcacctcccgagtagtagtcgtcgtcgacggtggcgtctggctcctggactccaacgtctggtcgcagcaatcgggtagaagggaaaggggaaaagagggagaaagcaagcgtgagtactcatccaaagtactcgcaagcaaggagctacactacatatgaatgcattggtatcaactggaataaggctatcatatgtggactgaactgcagaatgccagaataaggggggggggtagctagtcctttcgaagactgcgtttctggtaacctccatcttgcagcaggagaagagagtagatggtaagttcaccaagtaacatcgcatagtaaaaccctaaccgatgatcctcccctcgtcgccctgtgagagagcgatcaccggttgtatctggcacttggaagggtgtgttttattaagtatccggttctagttgtcataaggtcgaggtacaactccaagtcgtcctgttaccgaagatcacggctattcgaatagattaacttccctacaggggtgcaccacgtaacccaacacgctcgatcccatttggccggacacactttcctgggtcatgcccggcctcggaagatcaacacgtcgcagccctacctaggcacaacagagaggtcagcacgccggtctaaatcctgtggcgcaggggtctgggcccatcgcccattgcacacctgcacattgcgagggcggccggaagcaaaactagcccccttaatacaagagcaggcttacgttccaatccggcgcgcgccgctcagtcgctgacgtcacgaaggcttcggctgataccacgacgtcgagtgcccataactgtccccgcgtagatggttagtgcgtataggccagtggccagactcagatcaaataccaagatctcgttaaacgtgttatcttgaaataaccgcgaacgccgaccagggccaggcccacctctctcctaggtggtctcaacctgccctgtcgctccgccacaaagttccactcgcgggtactcctacgagccgacccatctttggtcaccacatgtatcatatataaagtatatagtatatacccgtgatcacctcccgagtgatcacggctcgatagtatagcatggcagacggacaagaatgtagggccactgatgataaactagcatcctatactaagcattaggattgcaggtaaaggtaacaacagtagtagcaaggacaggctatgcatcaagataggattaatggaaaacagtaacatgttacactactctaatgcaagcagtatagagaagagtaggcgatatctggtgatcaaagggggggggcttgcctggttgctctggcaagagagaggggtcgtcaacaccgtagtcgtactgggtagcagcggcgtcggtctcggtgtctagcgagagaagagggggaagaaataataaatatattgcaaacaaatgcatgatgatgcatgacatgacaaagcgtgatgctaggtgtgccctaacgcggtacgaggtggtaccggtgaaggagggaacatccgggaaattatccccggtgtttcgtgttttcgggcagaggagccagagggggaaagttgcgtgttcgctatgccagggatgcgtggcggacgaacgggctgcgtatccgggttcgtctcgtcgttctgagcaactttcatgttgaaaataatttaatccgtgttacggattaaaagatatgattttctaaacattttattaatttctggaatttaattaattatttaaattaattcaaaaatggatttatgacatcaggatgatgtcatgctgacatcagcagtcaacgggggttgactggtcaacctgaccagtgggtcccactggtcaaaGACACATGTTAATTATTCCAaatttaattaatctaattagaATTAATTatgggtgggccccactgtcattgactgattaattaattaattaattaacaatttaattagtttaattaatccaaattaattaagttaattatttctTTAATTAAGTATTTAATTAATCAATTagttaattattattattattattattatttattacTCATTCATTCATTTTTTTAAACGTTCCAGGGGTGGGCCCCTATTGTCAGTGGCACAGGGGCCGTAGCGGGTTACGGGGCGGGTCGGGCGTTGCGGCGCCCTACTGGGCGTTCGCCCAGATCGCCGGGGCGAGGAGGCCCGGGGCAGTTTGCAGGCGCGGGTGTCGGCGAGGCCACGGCAGGGCGGGGCCGTGGCGAAGCGGGCGGCCACCGGAGGAGGACGCCGGGGCCGTGGAGGGGTGCGGCCGGACCACCACGGGGCGGGGAGGGAGCGGTGCGGCGGCATCCAGCTGTCGGCAGCAGGGGCGGAGGGAGAGCAACGGCAGGGGACGGCCAAGGCGTGGCCACGGCGGGGACGAGGGGAGCCGGGCGCGGCCTCGGGCGACAGTAGGCGTGGGCGGCGTGGGGCGTCCGTGGCCAGGCGGGCTTGAGCAGCGGTAGGAGCGGCGATGGCGGCTGTGGGCAAGCGCGAAGGAGCAGCAGCAGGTCCAAGGCGGCGCGTGGTCGCGACCGGCGACGTGCGCGAGCGGACGATGGGAAGGGCGCGGTGATGGGCGTGGGGAGCACGGGCTAGCTCCGGCGGGCGCGTTGTGCAGAGGAGGCGAGGCACGGTCGGGACGAGGGCGTGCGGGGAGCGGCGACACGGGGGGGTGGGGGGGTCGCGGCGCGAGGCGAGGTCGAGCGCGGCCCTGGCGCAACCAGCAGGGGCCGCGGCGGGCGCGGCGCGTGCGAGAGCGCGGACGACGCGGGCACGACGCGGTGAGCGAGCGAGGGAGAGGGACGAGGCCTCACCGGGGTCCGCAGGGTCCGTGGCAGCAGGGCTCGAGGGGGAGGTCGGAGACGTGCGCCAGAGGGGAGGCAGGCCGGCGAGGAAGCGCTCCGGGTGGCGTCGAGCGGTTCCAGGCGGTGGTGGCCTCCTCTCGTTCCCGATCCAGaccgggagagaggagggggaggagatatTTTGGGGGGGAGGGTTGTGGGGTGTCGGTGGAGTGGGTGGGGGTTGTGTAGTGGATAAGGAGTGGGGGGTGGGTGGCCTGCTGGGCCTGGTGgtttggcccagttgggccacggcccaggggggttcctctttttttgttttctgtttgcttttcccttttgtatttctttcttttatttattttctttttgttttatttcattttaaatCATTTAGGCATTTTCTAAAAACATGTTTGCTACTCTATAATTACCCTTGTAATATTCggcaaccaccgaacatttttgtctcaatttttgaaaacttttgttgttgaCATTAATTTGAATTGAATTTTGAAATGGTTTTGAATTAACCCGAGATTAACTACAGTGACCGAGATGACCTAGCACCATTAATgtgagattactgtagcatgattatccaGGCGTTACAATGGGAATGGCCGCTAACCACGTGGAAGGCCGCATCAGTATTTAATTTCACTGTTCCTCCACTTGGGTTACGCCACCGGCTCTCGCTGCATGCCTTGGGATCCACCCCATGCACGTCCATCCCTCCGACCGGGTGTGCCCCTGAAATCGAGCCATTTGCCGCAACCACCGGACGTTTTTGCCTCTGATTTTCCCGGGGCCCCAACACCGGACTAGGGACACATCCCTTTAGTTCCTCCTCGTACTGTTTCAGGAAAGAGACCAAGCGGCTGACCAGCTCCTTCCTCGAACTGTGAATGCAATCATCACGAAGAAACCAGCAACGCCACAGCAGAAGCATGATTCTTGCTCGTGTGTCCCCATCGCAAGGCGCCAGAAGGTGTTGTAGCCAGTCTTCTCCTGTATACCTGAAGAGCGAATCATTTGGCAGGTCCCACTGTCTTCTCATTTCATGTCTAAGTGCGCAGCTCTTTGTACAGGACACCACGGCATGGTATTCATCTTCCTCTGCGGTTCCACAAATGGTGCAGGTACTGTCCATTTCGAGCGTGCGCCTCCATTTGTTCTTCTTAGTAGCCAGAGTATTTGTGGCAACTCTCCAACCAAATATTTTCACTTTCTCTCATACTTTTGATTTCCAGATTATATTCCAAATAGGGCGGTCGTTGGCTTCATTGGATGAACTGGAAGATTGGATGCTTGTACGGTTTTGGAGTGCTACACAGGGGCGGATCTGGGCCCCAGGCCCCCAGGGCCCAGGCCCGGGGCGTGGCATTTTTTTCAAGTTATTACCTATGCATGTTTTTGAATGGGCCCGGGGCTTGGCCCAATACACATCCAGCCATCCAGGGCCCAGGCCAGGCAGTTGCTCCATCGCTCACCTGCTCCCTTCGTTCCCCACGCATCAGCCCACCGCTCGCACCTGGCTCCCTTTGCTCCCCTTCCCCAGACCTAGTCGACGCAGCCTCCGCCGCTCCGCGGTCAGCAGGCCGCCACCGCCTCCGCCGCTCCGCGGTCagcaggccgccgccgccgccgcctccgccgctccgCGGTCGCCGCTCCCCGCCGGTGACTCCCCTCCGCTACGCGCTCCCCCACTTGCCTGCTCCGCGCCTCTGCCTGCTCCGCCTCCGCGGTCCACGCCTGCTCCGCCCGCCCGCCCGCGCCCTCCCCTGCTGCTCCAGACTCCGGTGCTCGCCGGCTCGACCTCTCCTTGCTCCATGCTGCCACGCCGTCTTCCCTCAATCCCTTTGCTGAGTTGAGTGCTGACTGCTACCCAGAATTGGTAATGGGGCTGTTGTCTGTTGATACAAATTTCAAAGATTAAACATTTTTCATCTGCAATCTGCTTATGGAATTGGTTGGTGCTGCTGTCAAACATTCAATTTCACTAGAGTTGAATTTGAATGTGAATGTTGCTGCTGCTACTGTTAATGTCAATTTCATTTCATTTTGTAGAAATAAAAGATTTTTCATCCATGGCCGCAACAGAAGTGTCTATACCCGGAGTTTTAGCAGGGAATCAAGGGGCCGAGAGGACTAAAGTCATTGATTTGGTACTCTTTTTACTGCATGTACTGTTCGTAGTTTTTGTCATTTTTTATCTATTTTTGGTGTATCTTTAAGCATTGAGTTTAAATTCGAAATTATTGATACAATTGAGACATATTTGAGGTAGCTATAGTTTGATGGAGGTTAAGTTTTTCTCTTGCAAAAATTTTTTTTGGGCCCGGGGCTTGCTCCATTCCTGGATCCGCCACTGGTGCTACAGCCAACTTGTACGCACTCCTGACAGAGAATATGCCTGATTTCTCATAGTGCCACGCTAGGGTGTCCTCTGCCCCGGAGGCTGGGAACTTAATCTCACAGATAGCCTCCGCATCAAAACGGTAAAACAGTTAGTGGATCAGCTGTTCATTCCAACCACTGCCGTCGGGTAACATGAGTTGATTCACCCATCTTAACCTGGACCATCGTATGAACATGGCAGGTTTGAGACCCTCTTGACGAGGGATCCAGTTATCACTCTGGATGGTGACACTCCTTCCGTCTCCTATTCTCTAGACAAGGCCGGCCTTAAGAAGATCCAGTCCATGTTCAATCCCTCGCAAGATCGGTGACGCCTCCGAGGCAAAGACCGTATCCATTAACTTACCATGAGGGTAATACTTAGATTTTAGGACTCGAGCGCATAGACTGTCTGGTCTCTGCAGTAGCCTCCAGGCTTGTCTAGCTAGAAGGGCCTGGTTGAAGAGCTTCATATCCCTGAACCCAATGCCACCCCCTCTCTTGGGCTTGGTCATTTGCTCCCAAGACATCCAATGTACTTTCCTATGTCCATTACCATCACCCCACCAGAAGTCTCGGATTAAACGCTCATACTTGTCACAGAAACCTTGACTCATTTTGAACACTCCCATACAGTACGTCGGTAGGGCCTGCAGCACAGATTTGACAAGTGTATCTTTAGCTGCGTGAGACATATACCTCTCCGCCCAGTCCGAGCATCTCTTCACGAATCTCTCCATGATCGGTTGAAACATCGAGTCCTTCATCCACCCCTCGGGAGTTGGGAGTCCCAGATATTTACTCTCGAAGGTAGAGGATGAAATCTGAAGAGCATTCTTGATGTCCTTTTGTGTCTCAACTGAACAAATCTCACTGAACAACAGAGAGCACTTATTGTTACTGAGGAGTTGGCCGGATCCAGCCTGGAATCGTTCTAGGACCTGCATGACACATTCCGCTTCTTCTTTGCACGCCTTGAAAAACAGTAAACTTTTCCAATGCATCTCATGTGGAGTCCGCGGGCATCGGCCTAGTTATGTTGATTTGGATAAATGCCATTACGACTTTTCAGTCTAGAAAAATGCCACTCCAACTTTGCAATACTCTTATACAGTAGATGCCATTACATAGAATTTAAGACCAAAACCCCTTGTATTCCTCCTTGCTCTCCTTCCTCCCTCCATTCACCTCATTCCCTCAAAATTTATGCATAACTAGTTGCAGTGGCATTTATCGAATTAACCCAATGTCCAAGTATGCGCTATGTTGCTGTGCTTAAATGTGTTTTTAGCTTTCTACCATATATTTTCATGTACGCAAACTGTTCCCATTTTCGGCATCCTAGGGAAGCAGACAAGGTCGAGGGAAGAAATACTcgatttgcctaataataataataagcCAAACAGAGGTCTCGAGACACGGCTACAAAACGTCGCCGTCAGCGTCCGTCACTTTCTTCCAACGGCTAGAAGAACTTGGTGCCCAATGGCCGATCACGAACGTTGTCGGTTTGGCGCTCCCCCAACAAACGTCGAGCTTGCCGTTCCAACGATCCCGATCAATGGCGCCACAAACAAATGGTAAGAAGAAGAGGCTTGCACAACACAAAACAAAGAACAGAAGAAATTCAGTTGAGAAGAGGGACAACGACAGCCCACCGGACCGGCTGGTGAGCGAAATACCCCGTCGTTCCCGGCTCCCGCAGCTACGTAGTACACacctcctcccctctcccgcCAATACATATACACaccaacacacacacacccttCCTCACCTCTCTCGCTCACatctctcctcttctctctccCCGGCCTCTCTTTCTCTCTGCGTGTGGATACTGTTGTGTCCTTGGCAATGGCGAGGAGCCGGCAGTCCATCCTCCTGGCCTTCGCCGTCGGAGCAATGGCGGCGGTGCTGCTGGCCTCCCCGGCGGCGGCCAAGAGCTACAACATCACCAAGATCCTGGCGGCGCACCCGGAGTTCTCCAAGTTCAACGCGATGCTGAGCAAGACGCGGCTCGCGTCCGACATCAACCGGCGCCAGACCATCACCGTGCTGGCCCTGGACAACTCGGCCATGGCGGCGCTGGACCACTACACGCTGCCGACCGTCCGCCACATCCTTTCCCTGCACGTCCTCGTCGACTACTACGGCAACAAGAAGCTCAAGCAGCTCTCGCGCGGCGCCACCGCCTCCGCATCCATGTTCCAGGTATGCACACGACACAATTGTATACATGTATACATATAGATTTTGGTTATTACAGTTTAGTTGCACACATGCCAACTGTGCACAATATATAGCTATCTCGATCGATGGTTCTAACACATCCAGAAATTATCACCATTTTGCAAGATCCAAGTCAAAAGAGATTTTTTGATATCTAAGTCCAGTGGCGGAGCTTAGTGGAGATCAACCTGGGCCATCGCCCAGCCCATTTGCCCCTCCTAAGATGTGTCCGAAGCTCCGCCACTGTCTAAGTCAACACCCTTAGCCATCCGATTTCTCTGTGTTGAGAGTAGTTTGAATTTTCGTTTCGTAAGTATTTTTGCCATAGCCGAAACCAGCGAATACAGTTTCCATTTTCGGCCAAACGGAACGAGATTAGCACTTCAATTCGATTGCAATCCAATAAAATattttgaatttttaaaaattcttTGATTTTTAATTTGTTTGTACTACCATAATGGCTGGAATATTATGACCGGAACATAAACTATTTCAGTACTTACCCACAATGACTGAAATTTCACTGAGAGTGAACACCATACTTAAGATACATGCAGAGATGGGGGAAATCTTGATTATATGACATGGACTGATATAAGTAGATCTAAACTGATTTAGATATAAACATGCCATATGGCATAAATTATGCAAGATACTAACAAACTGAGAAAACCAACACAATTTGTCACATGAAAAAACAAAACCAATTTAAATACAAACAAATACTCCTACAAAATATGTATTTCAACCGCCCATCTGCTCTACGTATTATCTAAACCGATGTTctcaaaaaaaaattaaaaaaaaaccGATGCTACTAATAGTAGTGGTGTTCATGTAGTTCGCAAAAGCTATAGATACAAGCCACTGAAAATGTGCTCCTTGGCATAGCCAGCCATGGTATCAATTGAGTATCACATTTTCAACCCAAGTTGTTGATTCTTTGGCCACAAAATTCCACGATGATGATCGGGCCGTTGGTTGCCAAGTCACTAAAGCAGACAGTGGTACTGCTGTCGTACTAATTCGCCCACGTAGATGTTTGGCACGGTAGGCTTGGAATTCCATTCAGCCCAGTTGCTGTTTCCTTTAGCATACATATACTAATTTCCTATCTTCCATACCTACAGGATTGATTGACTTCTGGGCCTACATTGTCCAATCATGTACACATAACAGAGGAACGGTTATGGGACATAGTATGATTTATCCTCATTAGTTGGCTAGATTAAACAAGAGTATACTCATTAAATAAACACGTAGATTACATGTAAACAAAGTATCGCGAAATGTATAATTTTGATTTGCTAACGCGCTCGATGCTTTCAGTCGACGGGGACGGCGTCGGGCATGTCGGGGTACGTGAACATCACGTCCCACAAGGGCGGCAAGGTGGAGTTCGTCAGCCAGGACGCCGACGACACCGTCAAGCCTTCCCGCTACGTCAAGTCCATCAAGGAGATCCCCTACGACATCTCCGTGCTCGAGATCGCCTCCGTGCTCTCCTCCTCCGAGGCCGAGGCGCCCGTCCCGCCGCCGGCGCCCGTCGACCTCATCGAGCTCCTCTCCAAGAAGCACTGCAAGTCCTTCGCAGGGCTCATCTCCGGCAACGCCGACGTCTTCCGCACGCTCAACGACACCAAGGACAACGGCCTCACCCTCTTCTGCCCCGtcgacgccgccgtcgccgccttcATGCCCAAGTACAAGAACCTCACGGCCAAGGCCAAGACGGCCATCCTGCTCTACCACGGCGTGCCGGACTACTTCTCGCTGCAGCTGCTCAAGTCCAACAACGGCATGGTCTCCACGCTCGCCACCACCAGCGAGGTCAAGAAGGACTACAGCTATGACGTCCAGAACGACGACGAGAAGGTCACCCTCGTCACCAAGGTCGTCACCTCCACCGTCACCGCCACCGTCGGCGACAGCGAGCCGCTCGCCGTCTACGCCGTCTCCAAGTTCTTGAAGCCAAAGGAGCTGTTCAAGGTCGCCCAGGCGCCAACGCCCGCCCCGTCAAAGAAGGGCAAGAAGGAGGCTGGCGACGACGACGACTCGTCTGACAACGAAGATTCCGATGATGCCACCACTGACAAGGGTGATGCCGCGCCAGCGGTATACGGGCGATGGGCCACCGCGGCTGCGACGGCGGGAGCAGTATTGGCATTGTTGATGGCCTAAAAGAGTACGTAAAAGCCGCCGGCTGTTTTATGCATGTTCAAATTTAATTATTACCCCTATATATTTGTTTTCCCTTTGGTATTTTTAATCTTCCTTTTTCTGCGGGAAAATCTCTATCACTTGTTAGTGGTGGTAGAAACAAAATAAGTCGGCGGCTGGTCTCCTTCAAACATCTACAAAATTCAAGAAACTAGCTTAGAGGTGCGATGTGTAGTTTCTTTTTGGAGTCTTGTTGATTGCTAGTATGATGTAATTATTTGCCTTGTAATTAATACAGCTGGAATGTTTTCATGTATGGTACCCTTCTATTGCGATATACCCATGTTGTGCAAGCGATCATCTCTTCTTTTTTACATGCCCTAAGTCCTTCTACCCCTAGGGCGCTGGTGATCTCGTTTGGTGGATGCACTGACCATGTGACCTCTGAGGCATTGTGTGTGACGCTGCAACGGTCTACGCCCATGGTCTCTCGCCTTTCTATTGACAATGTGGCTGCCTTTAGAGGCATTCCAACCCTAACTCCGGAAGGCGCCGATTCGAGTGCAAGGCCTCATGCACATCAAGATGCTGATGGTTTGCAGCATGAACGTTGAGACCTCTGCATCTATCATCTTTAATAAAACATTCAGTTCATTCGTTTTCCGGTATGGGTATTGGGGACAAGGCTTCCAGACTAGGTGTTTCCATGGGCTCTAATGGGCATGAGGTGGCCATTCCGATCAATGAGTTGTTAAACCGGAGACTGATATGGCTTGTGTTATGTTACAAAAGACCGGCGCTGTAACACCTCTGGAAGATGGTGGTCCCTATAgatttttaattcctgtaatccAAGATTTATGTGAGGACCTTAATCCTAGGGAGGATAGGGTACCAGAGAGTCATGTTTTAACTCTTTGGTATCTCAAAAGACTCATCTCACCCGCCCTAAGAAGCAATATCTCTCTGCGGTGCGTCATAGTACCCGTAACAAGGTTCAAATAATCGGTATGAGcaactagaggggggggggtaggTGGCCAACAAATTAAAGCTCCTTAATAAATTTTCGGtttactccctctgtttctttttagtctgcatataagatctggtcaaagtcaaactttataaagtttgaccaactttatagaaaaaatattAACATTTACAGTACTAAGGCTATATGGTATGAAAGTTCATTTCATGATgtatctaacaatattgatttcatattgtgaatcttaatatttttttctataaacttagtcaaagttaagaaagtttgactttgaccaaatcttatatgcagactaaaaaaacGGAGGAAGTACAACAAGAAAGTAGCTTGTCTAGATACGCAACTAGGTGGACAATCTATATGACAAGCTCAATAAGAAGTACAAGCCTAACAGTAAACACAATAATAAAAACTTGCACAAAGAAAGTAAAGGATAGAAGTAACCACAAGTGAAGATGTCAATCTCCTCTTCTTTCTCTTTGGTCTTGTCAGCGGTATCCGATGGTAGtgaccaagtgggtggtgggtgggctgaGGAAATCGGCCTTTCTCGAGGACTCTTGGATTTGGTCATAAATCAAGATCGGGAAATCCAGCACTGGGTGCTTCGGAAAACCAATCCGGCATCTGGCCCTGAAGGGGTTTCTCACGCTCTTTTTGATCTTAAATAAGCGGTTTCTAGATCCAATCTGACATCGATCCCGAATTCATGCGTGCCATTATGGACCAATCTGACACCGGGATGAAGGAGAGAGGTTCCAGAGACCAATCAGACGCTAGACTCCGGAAGTGTGTCTCATGCTGCTCCTTGAGTTGGTGTTTTTACCAAGATCGCGAAGTTCGGCTCTTCACAGGGATTTGTGGTGCGCTCCACATTGCTAATCCTAACGACTTGGCCAGGAGTCACATACTTGATCTCGCTGAGGTGGCCGTTCGAGTTTGCAACGAGGGTAACACTGCCAAGGATGAAGATCTATCCTTGCACAAAGGTCGTACCCCAACTGATTTGCTCGTTGATCTCAACTCCCATTGCGTCGCAACGATCGCCTAGCAGGACCTGTATGGGCCACCAGTAATGGAGCAAAATCCAGCAGATCTCGGCAATGGGAACCTCGTGACCCTCGTGACCAAGGTCGTCACCTCCACCATCACCGCCACCGTTGGCGAGGGCGGGCCGCTCGCCGTCTACGGCGACTCCAAGTTCTTGCAGCCAAAGGAGCTGTTCAAGGCCGTCCAGGCGCCAACGCCTGCCCCATCAAAGAAGGGcaagatgttggggaacgtagcagaaattcaaaattttcctacgtgtcactaagatctatctatggagaaaccagcaacgaggggaaggagagtgcatctacatacccttgtagatcgctatgcggaagcgttcaagagaacgggttgaaggagtcgtactcgtcatgatccaaatcaccggagatcctagtgccaaacggacggcacctccgcgttcaacacacgtacagcccggtgacgcctcccatgccttgatccagcaaggagagagggagaggttgaggaagactccatccagcagcagcacaatggcgtggtggtggtggaggagcgtggtactccagcagggcttcgccaagcaccgcaagagacgaggaggagagaggtagggctgcgccagggagagatcaaatcgtcttgtgttgggcagccccaaacctcaactatttataggaggaggggaggagggtgcgccccctctagggttcccacccctagaggggcggcagccctagatggaggggggcggccaagagggggagaggggggcgcgccctagggtgggccttaggcctatctgtgcctagggtttcccccttctcctcctagccgcgccttgggccttgtgggaggcgcaccagcccactcaggggctggtcccttaccactcttggcccatgcaagcctccggggctggtggccccacttggtggacccccggaacccttccggtggtcccggtacgttatcgataaaacccgaaacttttccggtgaccaaaacaggacttcccatatataaatctttatctccggaccattccggaactcctcgtgacgtccgggatctcatccgggactcctaacaacattcggtaaccacatacaaacttcctttataacccagcgtcatcgaaccttaagtgtgtagaccctacgggttcgggaaccatgcagacatgaccgagacgttctccggttaataaccaac
Protein-coding sequences here:
- the LOC125508894 gene encoding fasciclin-like arabinogalactan protein 2, which translates into the protein MARSRQSILLAFAVGAMAAVLLASPAAAKSYNITKILAAHPEFSKFNAMLSKTRLASDINRRQTITVLALDNSAMAALDHYTLPTVRHILSLHVLVDYYGNKKLKQLSRGATASASMFQSTGTASGMSGYVNITSHKGGKVEFVSQDADDTVKPSRYVKSIKEIPYDISVLEIASVLSSSEAEAPVPPPAPVDLIELLSKKHCKSFAGLISGNADVFRTLNDTKDNGLTLFCPVDAAVAAFMPKYKNLTAKAKTAILLYHGVPDYFSLQLLKSNNGMVSTLATTSEVKKDYSYDVQNDDEKVTLVTKVVTSTVTATVGDSEPLAVYAVSKFLKPKELFKVAQAPTPAPSKKGKKEAGDDDDSSDNEDSDDATTDKGDAAPAVYGRWATAAATAGAVLALLMA